Proteins from a single region of Paenibacillus sp. BIHB 4019:
- the aroE gene encoding shikimate dehydrogenase, producing the protein MSAGEIHKAMQRIDSHTVLYGVIGDPIHHSKSPIMLNRAFQETGINGVYLAFHITAGELSSFVSGVRAMGIRGVNVTIPHKLDMMKEMDEIDESARAVGAMNTIVNDNGRLIGYNTDGIGYVRSLKEEAEPELAGKKIVVIGAGGAARGIVYALTGEQPERITIANRSLGKAEELAAALRHRADIAAVTNDELRTVCADADVVINTTSLGMYPNVDESPLDASWLKAGCVASDLIYNPLQTKFLQEAALHGCRTHGGLGMFIYQGAYAFEYWTGQPAPVQAMRETVLAALQG; encoded by the coding sequence ATGAGTGCGGGAGAAATCCATAAAGCTATGCAGCGCATAGACAGCCATACGGTGCTTTACGGTGTAATTGGTGACCCCATTCATCATTCCAAGTCACCCATTATGCTGAATCGCGCTTTTCAGGAAACGGGCATTAACGGCGTTTATTTGGCTTTCCACATTACGGCAGGCGAGCTGTCCTCTTTCGTTAGCGGCGTTCGGGCGATGGGCATTCGGGGAGTGAATGTGACGATTCCTCATAAATTGGATATGATGAAGGAAATGGATGAAATCGACGAAAGCGCGCGAGCGGTAGGGGCGATGAATACCATTGTCAATGATAACGGTCGCCTGATTGGCTACAATACTGACGGCATCGGCTACGTCCGTTCCCTTAAGGAAGAGGCGGAGCCGGAGCTTGCCGGGAAGAAGATCGTCGTGATCGGAGCAGGCGGAGCTGCGCGCGGCATTGTTTATGCGCTCACAGGCGAGCAGCCGGAGCGCATCACAATCGCTAACCGCTCACTCGGCAAGGCTGAGGAGCTTGCAGCAGCACTGCGCCACCGTGCCGACATTGCAGCTGTCACGAATGATGAGCTGCGCACGGTATGCGCGGACGCGGATGTCGTAATCAATACGACCTCTCTAGGCATGTATCCGAATGTGGACGAAAGTCCGCTTGATGCTTCATGGCTGAAAGCGGGCTGTGTGGCCAGCGATTTAATATACAATCCGCTGCAAACGAAGTTTTTGCAGGAAGCTGCGCTTCATGGCTGCCGGACGCATGGCGGCCTGGGCATGTTTATTTATCAAGGCGCATATGCTTTCGAATATTGGACAGGGCAGCCTGCGCCTGTTCAAGCGATGCGCGAGACGGTACTCGCTGCTCTTCAGGGCTAG
- the yhbY gene encoding ribosome assembly RNA-binding protein YhbY, protein MLTGKQKRYLRAMAHHLQPIFQVGKGGTNDHLVRHINESIELRELIKLSVLNNCMDDPKEIGVEVAAAAKAELVQVIGKTIVLYKRASEEKNRKIELPAVKAGR, encoded by the coding sequence ATGCTTACAGGGAAACAAAAACGTTATTTGCGCGCGATGGCGCATCATTTACAGCCGATTTTTCAAGTCGGCAAAGGTGGAACGAATGACCATCTTGTACGTCATATTAATGAGTCGATTGAGCTTCGCGAGCTGATCAAGCTGTCTGTGCTGAACAACTGCATGGATGATCCGAAGGAAATCGGAGTTGAAGTAGCAGCAGCAGCTAAAGCCGAGCTGGTACAGGTTATCGGCAAAACGATTGTGCTTTACAAACGCGCATCGGAAGAGAAAAACCGCAAAATCGAATTGCCAGCTGTCAAAGCGGGACGCTAA
- a CDS encoding transglutaminase domain-containing protein, which yields MKNTLKRLKEYAAFEWYSRISRIIIIFSLLNAIAVFENYWWQATFTSIYMALLLAGAVDVLLPGMRRRLRLPLQLLLVVVSTWLVVGASPSLTGSEEGLRKFGAMIWSMLVQFNPYIWFSLAMLATYLLFSAWTTSRVRLFGFIGANLLILTVADSFTPIWLWDNVAWVVLLGLIWLAAGHLHQFQRHHPGSWKELLHYPLQLFMPIAAVLALLMAAGLFMPSISPVLRDPYTIWKESKGEKVNVFLGEKGSDAGGVTLDTSSGYGRDDDQLGGGFNFDYSPVMTVASSHRSYWRGETKSFYTGSGWLELDEGTEPNNVNQLKKEQELSLPYDRKLADTIEVEQTVTMIRKDQYPVLFAAAPINRIHWINDPEANLSYRLTWAPDDQELRFPLQGRGRQPYPESYSVVSTVPVLDEAKLRSTHARLYSSNENDHYTQLPDNLPGEVKQLAEELTKTATNDYDRAKMLELYLRLNFVYTNEPDLGKLTGESDDFVAQFLFEIQEGYCDYFSTAMAVLARSVDLPTRWVKGFAPGALPALGVDAADRFDIDTFLQGEGTYTVRNSDAHSWVEIYFEGYGWVSFEPTAGFSFPYTIAGEDAAAPTPEVEEDTDEAVKAAAAEKTDVSYKGFYIVGISLLALLLAVSLIVRRQELKAAWLRFRFRSYTANERIVWETERLLRVCRRKGLKRSEHETLREAVQRFAQHRTDIHSELTQVLNDFERAKYSGAEATPEEAEQFVNKVKHVISLL from the coding sequence ATGAAAAACACATTAAAAAGATTGAAAGAATATGCCGCGTTTGAGTGGTACAGCCGAATATCGCGTATCATTATTATTTTTTCGCTGCTTAATGCGATTGCGGTTTTTGAAAACTATTGGTGGCAAGCTACATTTACCTCCATTTATATGGCGCTGCTGCTTGCGGGGGCAGTTGACGTCTTGCTTCCTGGGATGAGGCGCAGGCTGCGGCTGCCGCTCCAATTGCTGCTTGTCGTAGTTTCAACATGGCTAGTAGTAGGCGCATCTCCCAGCTTAACCGGCTCAGAGGAAGGCTTGCGGAAATTCGGCGCTATGATATGGAGTATGCTGGTCCAGTTCAACCCGTATATTTGGTTTAGCTTGGCTATGCTTGCCACGTATTTGCTGTTCAGTGCCTGGACGACGTCGCGCGTTCGGCTATTCGGATTTATTGGGGCGAATTTGCTCATTTTGACAGTTGCCGATTCATTCACGCCGATCTGGCTGTGGGACAATGTGGCGTGGGTCGTATTGCTAGGGCTCATATGGCTGGCAGCGGGGCATTTGCACCAATTTCAGCGTCACCATCCAGGAAGCTGGAAGGAGCTGCTGCATTATCCTCTGCAATTATTTATGCCTATTGCGGCGGTGCTTGCGCTGCTGATGGCGGCAGGCCTGTTCATGCCATCGATTTCGCCTGTGCTTCGTGACCCGTATACGATTTGGAAAGAATCGAAGGGTGAGAAGGTCAATGTTTTTTTAGGTGAAAAAGGCTCGGACGCGGGTGGTGTAACGCTGGACACAAGCTCCGGCTATGGGCGTGATGACGACCAGCTTGGCGGCGGCTTTAACTTCGATTATTCGCCAGTCATGACGGTTGCAAGCTCCCATCGGAGCTACTGGAGAGGGGAGACGAAATCGTTTTATACCGGCAGCGGCTGGCTGGAGCTCGATGAAGGAACGGAGCCGAACAACGTCAATCAGCTGAAAAAGGAGCAGGAGCTTTCCCTGCCATATGATCGCAAGCTGGCAGACACGATTGAAGTGGAGCAGACGGTGACGATGATTCGGAAGGACCAGTATCCCGTTTTATTTGCTGCCGCTCCGATTAATCGCATTCACTGGATTAATGACCCGGAAGCGAATTTATCCTACCGGCTCACCTGGGCACCTGATGACCAGGAGCTGCGTTTTCCTTTGCAAGGAAGGGGAAGGCAGCCCTATCCGGAATCATACTCCGTCGTGTCCACCGTTCCCGTGCTGGATGAAGCGAAGCTCCGCAGTACGCATGCGCGCTTGTACAGCTCGAATGAAAATGACCATTATACACAGCTGCCCGATAATTTGCCAGGCGAGGTCAAGCAGCTTGCTGAGGAACTGACCAAAACTGCGACCAATGACTATGATCGGGCAAAAATGCTGGAATTGTATTTGCGTTTGAATTTTGTTTATACGAATGAGCCTGATCTGGGCAAGCTGACGGGAGAGTCCGATGATTTTGTCGCCCAGTTTCTGTTTGAAATTCAGGAAGGCTATTGCGATTATTTTTCTACAGCTATGGCGGTGCTGGCCCGTTCCGTTGACCTGCCTACCCGCTGGGTGAAGGGGTTTGCGCCAGGCGCATTGCCTGCCCTCGGTGTTGATGCAGCGGATCGCTTTGATATCGATACGTTCTTGCAAGGGGAAGGCACGTATACCGTGCGCAATTCCGATGCCCACTCTTGGGTGGAAATTTATTTTGAAGGTTATGGCTGGGTTTCCTTTGAGCCGACAGCAGGATTTTCATTCCCTTATACGATTGCCGGAGAGGATGCAGCGGCTCCTACACCGGAAGTAGAAGAGGACACAGACGAGGCAGTGAAGGCGGCAGCTGCCGAGAAAACCGACGTTTCGTACAAAGGCTTTTATATAGTTGGCATTTCCCTGCTTGCATTATTGCTCGCGGTTAGCTTGATTGTACGCCGTCAAGAGCTGAAGGCGGCATGGCTTCGCTTCCGGTTCCGCTCCTATACAGCGAATGAGCGGATCGTATGGGAAACGGAGCGCCTGCTCCGAGTGTGCCGGAGAAAGGGGCTAAAGCGCTCAGAGCATGAGACGCTGCGGGAAGCGGTGCAGCGGTTTGCCCAGCATCGCACAGATATTCACAGCGAGCTGACTCAGGTGCTGAACGATTTTGAACGAGCCAAATATAGTGGAGCCGAGGCGACGCCAGAAGAGGCTGAGCAATTTGTGAACAAAGTTAAGCATGTTATTTCGCTATTATAA
- the yqeK gene encoding bis(5'-nucleosyl)-tetraphosphatase (symmetrical) YqeK, whose amino-acid sequence MERDQMIESVKAQMPEKRWKHTEGVMATAVQLAVRFGESPEQAELAAILHDVAKYWPVDRMEKVLRDQQLAPELLDQDKNLWHAEVGAWVAEHEYGVTDTLVLDAIRFHTSGRLAMTRLDKVVCLADYMEPGRDFPGVDDIRRLSKDSLEQALLAGFDSTILLLLKKGKAIFPLTIEARNGLIEELKTGG is encoded by the coding sequence ATGGAGCGCGATCAAATGATTGAGTCGGTGAAAGCGCAAATGCCCGAGAAACGCTGGAAGCATACCGAAGGCGTGATGGCAACGGCGGTTCAGCTGGCGGTAAGGTTCGGGGAAAGCCCGGAACAGGCTGAGCTGGCGGCGATTTTGCATGATGTGGCGAAATATTGGCCGGTCGACCGCATGGAGAAGGTGCTGCGCGATCAGCAGCTTGCGCCTGAATTGCTTGACCAGGATAAAAATTTATGGCATGCCGAAGTGGGCGCCTGGGTGGCGGAGCATGAATATGGCGTGACAGATACGCTGGTGCTGGATGCCATTCGCTTCCATACTTCGGGACGCCTTGCGATGACGCGGCTGGACAAGGTCGTATGCCTCGCGGACTATATGGAGCCTGGGCGCGATTTTCCCGGTGTTGACGACATTCGCAGGCTGAGCAAGGATAGCTTGGAGCAAGCGCTGCTTGCGGGGTTTGATTCGACCATCCTGCTGCTGCTCAAAAAAGGCAAGGCCATTTTTCCACTGACAATAGAAGCACGTAATGGTTTAATAGAAGAGTTAAAAACAGGAGGCTGA
- the nadD gene encoding nicotinate-nucleotide adenylyltransferase: MRKIGIMGGTFDPIHLGHLIAAETARTSCGLDEVWFIPSFLPPLKSHEPGEHSELRLQMVQEAIKGNPHFRAMDIELARGGLSYSIDTVLELRQLHPHDSFSYIIGTDRINDLSGWHRIEELAERVAFIGLNREGTESEAGELPDYLQQRLTYINMPPIGISSTAIREAIQAGGSFRYLVPEAVFHFITGRGLYGARSND; encoded by the coding sequence ATGCGTAAAATCGGCATTATGGGCGGAACGTTCGACCCGATCCATCTCGGACATCTCATTGCCGCAGAAACAGCGCGCACAAGCTGCGGGCTGGATGAGGTGTGGTTTATTCCCTCGTTTTTGCCTCCGCTTAAAAGCCATGAGCCTGGCGAGCACAGCGAGCTGCGGCTGCAGATGGTGCAGGAAGCTATTAAAGGCAATCCGCATTTTCGGGCAATGGATATAGAGCTTGCAAGAGGCGGGCTCAGCTATTCGATTGATACGGTTCTAGAGCTGAGGCAGCTGCATCCGCATGATTCCTTCTCCTATATTATTGGAACGGACCGGATCAATGATTTGTCCGGGTGGCACCGGATTGAGGAGCTGGCGGAGCGGGTTGCTTTCATCGGGCTTAATCGGGAAGGCACGGAATCGGAAGCCGGCGAGCTGCCGGACTACTTGCAGCAGCGGCTGACATATATCAATATGCCGCCAATCGGCATTTCATCTACGGCGATTCGCGAAGCGATTCAAGCTGGCGGCAGCTTCCGCTATCTCGTACCGGAAGCTGTGTTTCATTTTATTACGGGGAGGGGCCTTTATGGAGCGCGATCAAATGATTGA
- a CDS encoding YqeG family HAD IIIA-type phosphatase produces MFKKLLPHMRVDTVYDIQLDELHKKGIRGIITDLDNTLVGARVPLATPELVKWLDDVRERGFKVVIVSNNNVTRVSKFAMPLNIPFIHAARKPANTSFRKGLKVLELKAEETVVIGDQMLTDVLGGNRMGLYTILVAPIAPADEGIMTRVNRRIERIAKSSLGKSGLWNEGEKK; encoded by the coding sequence ATGTTCAAGAAACTGTTGCCACATATGCGTGTGGATACGGTTTATGATATTCAATTAGATGAGCTGCATAAGAAGGGAATTCGCGGCATTATTACGGATCTGGATAATACGCTTGTGGGAGCGCGGGTGCCGCTTGCAACGCCCGAACTGGTCAAATGGCTGGACGATGTCCGTGAGCGCGGCTTTAAAGTCGTTATCGTATCGAATAATAATGTAACCAGAGTGTCCAAATTTGCAATGCCTTTGAACATTCCGTTTATTCATGCTGCGCGCAAGCCGGCTAATACGTCGTTTCGCAAAGGGCTAAAGGTATTGGAGCTGAAAGCGGAAGAGACGGTAGTCATTGGCGATCAGATGCTGACGGATGTGCTGGGCGGCAATCGAATGGGATTATATACGATTCTTGTAGCGCCAATTGCTCCTGCTGATGAAGGAATCATGACCCGGGTCAACCGCCGAATTGAGCGTATCGCGAAATCGAGCCTTGGCAAAAGCGGGTTGTGGAATGAGGGGGAGAAGAAGTGA
- the rsfS gene encoding ribosome silencing factor, whose translation MTVHSEELLQATVAAAEDKKAMRIVALNLQEISLVADYFVICSGNSDTQVQAIVTEIRKSAELRGVRVRGIEGMDSARWVLIDLGDVVVHVFHRDEREYYNIEKLWSDAKVVEFA comes from the coding sequence ATGACGGTACATTCGGAGGAGCTTCTGCAAGCAACGGTTGCTGCAGCGGAAGATAAGAAGGCTATGCGTATTGTAGCTTTGAATTTGCAGGAAATTTCCCTGGTAGCGGATTATTTCGTAATCTGCTCGGGTAATTCGGATACACAGGTACAGGCGATTGTGACGGAAATCCGCAAATCGGCTGAGCTGCGCGGCGTTCGCGTACGCGGCATTGAAGGGATGGATTCCGCACGCTGGGTGCTGATTGACCTTGGCGATGTTGTTGTTCACGTATTCCACCGCGATGAGCGTGAGTATTATAACATTGAAAAGCTGTGGTCTGACGCCAAAGTTGTGGAGTTCGCATGA
- the yqeH gene encoding ribosome biogenesis GTPase YqeH encodes MKEEQLSLAAQSCAGCGVKLQTENAELPGFVPEQAVVREPAICQRCFRIRNYNEASSVTVDQNEFLKLLSSVATTDSLVVHIVDLYDFEGSLISGLQRFVGNNPVLLVVNKVDLLPKSMNLNRLRNWVQQQAKSEGLRTLDIVLCSAKRNIGFEHVIEALDRHRKGRDVYVVGATNVGKSTLINRLIKDYSDLERELTTSRYPGTTLDAVHIPLDDDKFIIDTPGIVYPTRMTEIVPRGFLQSLLPDKPIKPLVYQLNDQQTLFIGSLVRFDFVEGERQSFTLYISNALNVHRTKMERADALYEDHQGELLGGPSREELAEMPAWTRHSLRVPRGAKKDVFISGLGWIQVNGEAGALLDLYAPKGIKVLLRDSLI; translated from the coding sequence GTGAAGGAAGAGCAGCTTAGTCTGGCCGCACAGTCTTGTGCGGGCTGTGGCGTAAAACTGCAAACGGAAAATGCAGAGCTTCCTGGCTTTGTGCCAGAGCAGGCAGTAGTAAGGGAGCCGGCCATATGCCAGCGTTGTTTCCGTATTCGCAATTACAATGAAGCATCGTCGGTGACGGTGGATCAAAATGAGTTTCTGAAGCTGCTTAGCAGTGTGGCAACAACCGACAGCCTCGTTGTGCATATTGTCGATTTATATGATTTTGAGGGCAGTTTGATTTCGGGCTTGCAGCGCTTTGTAGGCAACAATCCCGTACTGCTCGTCGTCAACAAAGTCGATTTGCTGCCCAAATCAATGAACCTGAACCGGCTGCGCAACTGGGTGCAGCAGCAGGCGAAGAGCGAAGGGCTGCGGACGCTGGATATCGTGCTGTGCAGCGCGAAGCGCAACATCGGTTTCGAGCATGTCATTGAGGCGCTTGATCGTCACCGTAAAGGGCGCGATGTGTATGTGGTCGGCGCCACCAACGTTGGCAAATCTACACTCATTAATCGCCTGATTAAAGATTACAGCGATTTGGAGCGCGAGCTGACGACGTCCCGCTATCCGGGAACGACGCTGGATGCGGTTCACATTCCGCTGGATGATGACAAGTTCATAATCGATACGCCCGGCATCGTCTATCCGACGCGGATGACGGAAATTGTGCCGCGCGGATTTCTGCAGTCGCTGCTGCCGGACAAGCCGATCAAGCCGCTTGTGTATCAGCTCAATGACCAGCAGACGCTGTTTATCGGCAGCTTAGTCCGGTTTGATTTTGTAGAGGGCGAGCGCCAATCGTTTACGCTGTACATTTCTAATGCCCTCAATGTGCACCGGACGAAGATGGAGCGCGCGGATGCGCTTTATGAGGATCATCAGGGCGAGCTGCTCGGCGGGCCATCTCGCGAAGAGCTAGCGGAGATGCCGGCATGGACGCGCCACTCGCTGCGCGTGCCTCGGGGAGCGAAGAAGGATGTATTCATCTCTGGCCTAGGCTGGATTCAGGTGAACGGCGAGGCTGGCGCCTTGCTCGATCTATATGCTCCGAAAGGCATCAAGGTGCTGCTTAGGGATTCATTGATTTAA
- a CDS encoding DUF58 domain-containing protein, with protein sequence MEMLTLSLQGRRLLISAFLYGGALLYLLFQGGKTAVMLFVIMNALLLYLLLGRFSGISKVSGSRSLRKSDGDYALAAGSSLTVKLSVKVPGYYPIPFVLVRDQLLRNNGQALQFESSFVPNLKRSGEVLYTTPPLQRGEYRFGATACSSHDVFGLFEHSGSFTEESVFSVMPQIVPLRQQRGLQLGARGPYSHAIASRSAKETTQINGVREYVPGDRLSRIHWHATARTGHWKSKEFERESLPRTLIIIDRDAKAYSGAQADRFELAVSAAASLIESSGRGETAMGLLSAGSQRAIFPPKAGAEQRGAIMQHLTAVNADAEQPLYQTLLASESLLDSGSIALVISTASGKEASASLEWLARKGLQPCLLHIANVDGRAAATNQDWQKLLRSRGWPVFTLTQLPELPAVLEGGGGA encoded by the coding sequence ATGGAAATGCTGACGCTCAGCTTGCAAGGCAGACGACTGCTCATTAGCGCGTTTCTGTACGGAGGAGCGCTGCTTTATTTATTATTTCAAGGCGGCAAAACGGCCGTCATGCTGTTCGTCATTATGAATGCGCTGCTGCTTTATTTGCTGCTGGGGCGCTTTAGCGGCATTAGCAAAGTAAGCGGCAGCCGAAGCTTGCGCAAATCGGATGGCGATTATGCGCTGGCGGCCGGGAGCTCGCTAACGGTCAAGCTTTCGGTGAAGGTGCCCGGGTATTATCCGATCCCGTTTGTGCTTGTCCGCGATCAATTGCTGCGCAACAATGGACAAGCGCTGCAATTCGAATCGTCCTTTGTGCCGAATTTGAAGCGTTCCGGCGAAGTGCTGTATACGACACCTCCGCTGCAGCGGGGTGAATATCGCTTCGGGGCTACCGCCTGCTCCTCCCATGATGTGTTTGGGCTGTTTGAGCATTCGGGCAGCTTTACCGAGGAGTCGGTGTTCAGCGTCATGCCTCAAATCGTCCCCCTTCGCCAGCAGCGCGGTTTGCAGCTTGGCGCGCGCGGGCCATACTCGCACGCTATTGCTTCACGCTCGGCGAAGGAGACGACGCAAATCAATGGCGTGCGCGAATATGTGCCTGGCGACCGCTTGTCGCGGATTCACTGGCATGCGACGGCGCGCACGGGACATTGGAAGTCCAAGGAATTTGAACGGGAGTCGCTGCCCCGGACGCTTATTATTATCGATCGCGATGCCAAGGCATACAGCGGGGCGCAGGCAGACCGCTTTGAACTCGCGGTATCAGCGGCCGCTTCGCTCATTGAGAGCAGCGGGCGAGGAGAGACGGCTATGGGGCTGCTGTCGGCCGGATCGCAGCGGGCCATCTTCCCTCCCAAGGCGGGGGCCGAGCAACGGGGGGCGATTATGCAGCATTTAACGGCGGTAAATGCCGATGCGGAGCAGCCTTTATATCAGACGCTGCTTGCATCGGAGTCGCTGCTTGATTCGGGCTCAATCGCGCTAGTTATTTCTACAGCTTCGGGCAAGGAGGCGAGCGCCAGCCTGGAATGGCTCGCACGCAAAGGGCTGCAGCCTTGCCTGCTCCATATTGCGAATGTGGACGGGCGGGCCGCCGCGACGAATCAGGACTGGCAGAAGCTGCTGCGCTCCCGGGGCTGGCCGGTATTTACGCTTACGCAGTTGCCTGAGCTGCCGGCTGTGCTTGAAGGAGGCGGCGGAGCATGA
- a CDS encoding S1-like domain-containing RNA-binding protein translates to MSLIAGTTITLRVAREVSPYGYFLTDGESEVLMHYTELVGSKPKVNNEVEVFIFFDTEDRLAATMKRPLVKLGEMARLKVADVHPRLGCFLEIGLGRQLLLPLSELPENIDYRPLPGDEVHIVLGHDKSGRLIARLAGEDELGPLVFAAPDSWRNQWIEGWVTKSLQMGSFVLIDGGVVGFGAYGLIPAPDRLRPLRLGERVSARITFIREDGRVNLSMGQQKEVGRLEDADRLLAFLKERPGGGMPYSDETEAGIIKQKFGISKSAFKRAIGKLMRERLITQKGNWTYLVEATGDNGAAGDAAKSNDGEASASEGSSED, encoded by the coding sequence ATGAGCTTGATTGCCGGTACGACAATAACGCTAAGGGTGGCACGCGAAGTGTCGCCCTACGGCTATTTTTTGACCGATGGCGAATCCGAGGTGCTGATGCATTATACGGAGCTGGTCGGCAGCAAGCCTAAAGTTAACAATGAGGTTGAAGTATTCATATTTTTTGATACCGAGGATCGGCTGGCGGCGACGATGAAGCGTCCGCTGGTGAAGCTCGGCGAGATGGCCCGGCTTAAGGTGGCCGATGTCCATCCGCGGCTGGGCTGCTTCCTTGAAATCGGTCTTGGCCGCCAGCTGCTGCTGCCGCTTTCGGAGCTGCCGGAAAATATCGATTATCGCCCGCTGCCGGGCGATGAGGTTCACATTGTGCTGGGCCATGACAAAAGCGGCAGGCTTATTGCCCGGCTTGCGGGCGAGGATGAGCTTGGGCCGCTCGTATTTGCGGCACCAGATTCCTGGCGCAACCAGTGGATCGAAGGCTGGGTAACGAAATCGCTGCAAATGGGGTCGTTTGTCCTAATTGATGGCGGTGTTGTCGGCTTCGGCGCCTACGGTCTTATTCCGGCACCGGACCGCTTGCGTCCGCTTCGGCTTGGCGAGCGTGTCTCGGCCCGGATTACTTTTATCCGCGAGGATGGACGGGTGAATTTGTCGATGGGCCAGCAGAAGGAAGTGGGCCGCCTTGAAGACGCCGATCGCCTGCTTGCCTTTTTGAAGGAGCGTCCGGGCGGCGGCATGCCTTATTCCGATGAGACGGAAGCAGGCATTATTAAGCAAAAATTCGGCATTAGCAAATCGGCATTTAAGCGTGCAATCGGCAAGTTGATGCGCGAGCGTCTGATTACCCAGAAGGGCAACTGGACCTATCTAGTGGAAGCGACAGGAGACAATGGCGCAGCGGGCGATGCTGCCAAGTCGAACGATGGCGAAGCTTCTGCTTCCGAAGGCTCATCAGAGGATTAA